Proteins found in one Amphiura filiformis chromosome 14, Afil_fr2py, whole genome shotgun sequence genomic segment:
- the LOC140169448 gene encoding 1,25-dihydroxyvitamin D(3) 24-hydroxylase, mitochondrial-like: MGVSSVDWFSSYLSDRKQIVNVNDVDSNPLGVSCGVPQGSILGPLLFLCYVNDMASSVDCKLLLYADDSALLVSDKNPGHIAERLGGHEKGLMGILAPLYHAWRGKAFTKLHEYLLSCAKEYGPIFRQKAVDMGWVVNISDADDLEKVFRAAGKFPNRPLVKPWNDHRQDRNFNVGLFTSEGETWQKLRSAVSPGISKPSAIVSHVGSMHEVALDLINKLRSIRKPDGVIPDIETELYKWAVESPATFFFDKRLDLITERVLKKENQEFFDALQVLAKETAKFFFLPAEVLNNLPKSRNPILKCDKSWDVLFAISKCIR; the protein is encoded by the exons ATGGGTGTATCTTCTGTTGACTGGTTTTCATCGTACCTAAGTGACAGGAAGCAGATTGTCAATGTAAACGATGTTGACTCTAATCCCCTTGGTGTCTCGTGCGGTGTGCCGCAAGGCAGCATTCTTGGTCCCCTTTTGTTTCTTTGCTATGTGAATGACATGGCCAGCAGTGTCGACTGCAAGCTTCTGCTCTACGCTGATGACAGCGCTCTTTTAGTGTCTGATAAAAATCCGGGGCACATTGCAGAGAGACTTG gTGGTCACGAGAAAGGTTTGATGGGCATCTTGGCTCCTTTGTACCATGCATGGAGAGGCAAAGCATTTACTAAGCTACATGAATACTTGCTGAGTTGCGCAAAAGAATACGGACCAATTTTCAg ACAGAAAGCAGTTGATATGGGATGGGTCGTTAATATATCTGATGCTGATGATTTGGAGAAAGTATTTCGTGCCGCCGGTAAATTCCCTAATCGACCATTAGTCAAACCTTGGAATGACCATAGACAAGACAGAAATTTCAATGTTGGGCTTTTTACAAG TGAGGgtgaaacatggcaaaagttgCGTTCTGCAGTGAGCCCAGGAATCTCGAAACCCAGTGCAATTGTATCACACGTAGGATCTATGCATGAAGTAGCCTTAGATCTTATCAACAAATTGAGATCAATTCGAAAACCAGATGGAGTCATTCCAGACATTGAGACAGAACTGTATAAATGGGCCGTGGAAT CGCCTGCAACGTTTTTCTTTGACAAGAGACTGGACCTGATCACTGAGAGAGTCTTGAAGAAAGAAAACCAAGAATTCTTCGATGCACTTCAAGTTTTAGCAAAGGAAACTGCAAAATTCTTTTTTCTTCCGGCAGAAGTTCTAAACAATTTACCAAAGAGTCGTAATCCGATTCTTAAGTGCGATAAGTCCTGGGACGTACTCTTTGCAATTAGTAAGTGCATTaggtaa
- the LOC140169449 gene encoding sterol 26-hydroxylase, mitochondrial-like: MKYLKAAVKETQRLYPSAVVNSRILDEDIEIKGYNVPKGTYIMMNSYTASRDPKIFDNPDEFQPERWLQNEKKYHPFASLPFGHGTRMCVGRRLAQQEMYLLLSELIRNFRLVPTKPNVGSICGLTIHPESSVEPKLIDRRE; the protein is encoded by the exons ATGAAGTATTTAAAGGCAGCAGTCAAAGAAACACAGAG ACTTTACCCAAGCGCTGTAGTTAATTCCAGGATTCTTGACGAGGATATTGAAATCAAGGGATATAATGTCCCAAAAGGA ACTTACATTATGATGAATTCCTACACCGCAAGTCGGGACCCCAAGATTTTTGACAACCCAGATGAATTCCAACCTGAGCGCTGGCTTCAAAACGAGAAAAAATACCACCCCTTTGCTTCACTACCGTTTGGGCACGGAACCAGAATGTGTGTTG GTCGCCGATTAGCACAACAAGAGATGTATCTTCTCTTATCAGAG CTCATCAGGAATTTCAGATTAGTTCCAACTAAACCAAATGTTGGCTCCATCTGTGGATTAACGATTCATCCAGAATCATCGGTAGAGCCCAAGTTGATTGATCGCCGAGAATAA